One window of the Shewanella maritima genome contains the following:
- a CDS encoding glutathione S-transferase has translation MSPHTSQAVLYTFRRCPYAMRGRIGLHLSSLNPQIREIILKHKPQEMLAISPKGTVPVLCLDEAQAKAALSERGESALIIDESLDIFTYALTKHPSTEQSYLDKDDYQLLLQSLNWDEAKTLISQNDGDFKQNLDRYKYADRYPEFTEQDYRDRGCEFIAKLEQRLEVNTHLFANSPTFADFAIFPFVRQFAHVDKKWFESAPYPKVRNWLTTHLESELFADVMRKYPLWLDDKDHFIALQSS, from the coding sequence ATGTCACCACACACATCACAAGCTGTTTTATATACCTTTAGACGCTGCCCTTACGCCATGCGTGGACGCATTGGCCTGCATTTATCATCACTTAACCCGCAAATTAGAGAGATTATTCTTAAGCACAAACCGCAAGAAATGCTCGCCATTTCGCCTAAAGGCACAGTACCGGTACTTTGTTTAGATGAAGCTCAAGCCAAAGCTGCATTAAGTGAGCGCGGTGAGTCAGCACTGATTATTGATGAGAGTTTAGATATTTTTACCTATGCACTCACTAAGCACCCAAGCACAGAGCAAAGCTATTTAGATAAAGATGATTACCAGTTATTGCTGCAAAGCCTAAATTGGGATGAGGCTAAAACGTTAATAAGCCAAAATGATGGTGATTTTAAGCAAAATCTTGATAGGTACAAATACGCTGATCGCTACCCTGAGTTTACTGAGCAAGACTACCGTGACAGAGGATGTGAGTTCATCGCCAAACTTGAACAAAGACTTGAAGTCAACACGCATCTATTTGCAAATAGCCCAACCTTTGCAGATTTTGCCATCTTCCCGTTTGTGCGCCAATTTGCCCATGTCGACAAAAAGTGGTTTGAGTCTGCGCCTTACCCCAAAGTGAGAAACTGGTTAACAACGCATCTTGAATCTGAGCTATTTGCCGATGTGATGCGCAAATATCCACTATGGCTAGACGATAAAGATCATTTTATCGCTTTACAAAGCTCCTAG
- a CDS encoding exopolyphosphatase, which translates to MSDTSQHFVAIDMGSNSFHLVIAREQDGLLQILHKEKRQVQLAKFLDSQSLLAEEAIKNGVQCLKEFSQRFSELAKTRVKLVATHTLRVAKNRQVFIKAARKALDYPIDVVSGHEEARLIYNGIAHSQVLQSRNIVIDIGGGSTEVILGSEQKATHLASLKCGCVSYNKRFFTTGAITKEAFKQAVKAADKQFSNLGPVYFNQDWSLVLGSSGTAKAISSAINDIVDNPDGITYHNLKALKAYLIECGHINALNLPSLDDKRLPLIAAGLAIMIGFFRRLNIQQLQVAKGALREGVLYELARIEHQDDIRQRTITSLSQLYHTDTAQARQVQDTALALFEQICVKWQLSDYHWMLSGACQLHEIGISINSKSHHKHGRYILDNADLPGFNQQQQQMLALLVGCHRKKIDYSALIFGDNQQRLIFTRLLTILRLAVLLNLGRSPDKDYAVKLNASANELSFKFTKEHNKQDQLLMQDLMSEQQKLAPLGVHLLL; encoded by the coding sequence ATGTCAGATACCTCACAACATTTTGTCGCTATCGATATGGGCTCAAACAGCTTTCATTTAGTGATCGCGCGCGAGCAAGACGGTCTTTTGCAAATTTTGCACAAAGAAAAGCGTCAGGTTCAACTTGCTAAGTTTTTAGATAGCCAAAGCTTACTAGCTGAAGAGGCTATCAAAAATGGAGTGCAATGCCTAAAGGAGTTCAGCCAACGCTTTTCTGAGCTTGCAAAAACACGTGTAAAATTAGTTGCCACTCATACCCTTAGGGTGGCTAAAAATCGCCAAGTATTTATTAAGGCCGCCCGTAAAGCATTGGATTACCCAATTGATGTCGTATCTGGGCACGAAGAAGCGCGACTTATTTACAACGGCATTGCCCACAGTCAGGTACTACAGAGCCGTAATATCGTAATTGATATTGGTGGCGGTTCAACTGAAGTCATTTTAGGAAGCGAGCAAAAAGCAACCCACCTTGCCAGCTTAAAATGTGGCTGTGTCAGCTACAACAAACGCTTTTTTACTACTGGTGCAATCACCAAGGAAGCATTTAAACAAGCGGTCAAAGCAGCGGACAAACAATTTTCCAACTTAGGACCGGTGTACTTTAATCAAGACTGGTCTTTGGTTTTAGGCAGCTCTGGCACAGCTAAAGCGATTAGCAGTGCCATCAATGATATCGTTGATAACCCTGACGGTATTACCTACCACAACCTTAAAGCACTCAAAGCTTACCTAATCGAATGCGGCCATATTAATGCCCTAAACCTGCCCTCGTTAGATGACAAACGCCTGCCATTAATCGCGGCAGGCCTGGCCATTATGATTGGCTTTTTCCGTCGTTTGAATATTCAACAGCTACAAGTCGCAAAAGGTGCGCTGCGCGAAGGCGTATTGTATGAACTGGCTAGAATTGAACATCAAGATGATATTCGCCAGCGAACGATCACCAGTTTATCTCAGCTGTACCACACAGATACCGCTCAGGCTCGTCAGGTGCAAGACACCGCTCTGGCGCTATTTGAACAAATCTGTGTCAAGTGGCAACTTAGTGATTATCACTGGATGTTAAGTGGTGCTTGTCAATTGCATGAGATAGGTATTTCAATTAATTCAAAGTCTCATCACAAGCATGGCCGTTACATTCTTGATAACGCCGATCTCCCTGGCTTTAACCAGCAACAACAACAAATGTTAGCTTTGCTCGTTGGGTGTCATCGTAAAAAAATAGACTATTCAGCCCTAATCTTTGGTGATAATCAGCAGCGATTAATATTTACCCGTTTACTGACCATACTGCGCCTTGCAGTATTGTTGAACCTTGGTCGTTCACCCGATAAAGACTATGCAGTAAAACTCAATGCATCTGCCAATGAGCTAAGTTTTAAATTTACCAAAGAGCATAACAAGCAAGACCAGTTGCTAATGCAAGACTTAATGAGCGAACAGCAAAAATTAGCGCCACTTGGCGTCCACTTACTGCTATAA
- a CDS encoding rhodanese-related sulfurtransferase yields MSQVVVCALYKFVELPEYQSLQQPLLSTMQALDVKGTLLLAQEGINGTVAGTQQAIDGLLAWLDAQQGLKDIVYKLSFDDEMPFYRTKVKLKKEIVTMGVEGIDPRKVVGTYVKPKDWNKLISDPDVLLVDTRNDYEVEIGTFENAVNPNTETFREFPDYVKQNLDPAKHKKVAMFCTGGIRCEKSTAYMKEQGFDEVYHLEGGILKYLEEVEPEQSMWQGECFVFDNRVAVNHQLEKGQYDQCNACRLPITEQDKRSEHYVQGVSCPHCIDKLSDKQRQRFMERERQVQLAKARGESHIGSDVGQVIKNRRQQKAEQKQAQAEK; encoded by the coding sequence ATGTCACAAGTTGTTGTTTGCGCGTTATATAAGTTTGTCGAATTACCTGAGTATCAATCTTTACAGCAGCCTTTGCTGTCAACAATGCAAGCGCTGGATGTAAAGGGCACTTTGCTACTGGCTCAAGAGGGCATTAATGGTACGGTTGCGGGCACGCAGCAAGCAATTGATGGCTTACTTGCCTGGTTAGATGCGCAGCAAGGGCTAAAAGACATTGTTTACAAACTGTCATTCGATGATGAAATGCCGTTTTACCGCACTAAAGTAAAACTTAAAAAAGAAATTGTGACCATGGGTGTAGAGGGTATCGATCCACGTAAAGTGGTTGGCACCTACGTAAAGCCAAAAGATTGGAACAAGCTTATTTCTGATCCTGATGTACTGCTTGTTGATACTCGCAACGATTATGAAGTCGAAATTGGTACCTTTGAGAACGCGGTTAACCCAAACACCGAAACCTTCCGTGAGTTTCCAGACTATGTGAAACAAAACCTAGATCCTGCTAAACATAAAAAAGTCGCCATGTTCTGCACTGGTGGCATTCGCTGCGAAAAATCAACAGCTTATATGAAGGAGCAGGGCTTTGATGAGGTGTATCACTTAGAAGGTGGCATTTTAAAGTATCTTGAAGAAGTCGAGCCTGAACAAAGCATGTGGCAGGGAGAGTGTTTTGTATTTGATAATCGAGTGGCAGTAAATCATCAGTTAGAAAAGGGTCAATACGATCAATGTAATGCTTGCCGTTTACCAATTACTGAACAAGACAAGCGATCAGAGCATTATGTACAAGGGGTAAGTTGCCCGCACTGTATCGACAAACTATCCGATAAGCAGCGTCAGCGCTTTATGGAGCGCGAGCGCCAGGTGCAGCTAGCAAAAGCCCGCGGTGAGAGCCATATTGGTAGTGATGTGGGTCAGGTTATCAAGAATAGACGTCAGCAAAAAGCTGAGCAGAAACAAGCTCAAGCTGAAAAGTAG